From the Telopea speciosissima isolate NSW1024214 ecotype Mountain lineage chromosome 9, Tspe_v1, whole genome shotgun sequence genome, the window TAAAAAAGTgcaattgttttttctttttatctgaTAATATGACTAAAATGAGTGAAACATGGATTTTCACTCTGGCTGTTTTTGGTTCTTAGATTCCATTATTTTGTCACAATGGGAGAAAATAATACATAAAAATGCTAATTGAATCCATAAGTTCCATTTCATATCCTTTTTTGTTTGGCTAAGAAATACATTACAATGGGGTAATGTTTTATGACAGTCATGTATTTGTGTGCTTTTTTATCATACATATTatcaaagaaaaatgataacgCATGTTTGCGACTATGCGtgtgattttattttaaaatcatGATTTGAAATATCATTGGAAGATGATTGTAGAAGCTATGGCAGGTGTCAACTATCAAATTGAAATCCAGCTACTGATTAGCTTTCTTCTATGTTGCAACCCTGGCAATATCATTACATTGTTTAAGTTTGTTCTCAATTATTTTAAACAGCAAACCTACCAAGTTTTAATGGAGAGTTCTCAGAGAGGAAGACAAAGATTGAAAGGAGGAACAATAGAAACTATGGACGAAGGAATCAATAACACAACGGATAGGATTACGGAATTACCTGAAGGGATTTTACACAAGATCCTTGCTTTCTTAGAAGCAAAGGATGCGGCTCGAACAAGCACCTTGTCAAAGAGATGGGAAAGTGTTTGGGTTTCCTTCCCTGTTCTAGATTTTGATGAGACCTTCTGGCCTTCTCGCAAAAAGTTCATAGATTATGTAAAAAATTCACTGCAGCAACGCTCGCAGGTGTACATTCAGAAGTTCAAGCTCTGTATTAAAAATCTGAACCATGGAAATTTCAAAATATCTTCTTGCATTGGCTCATGGATAAAATTTGCAACAAAAGGCAACCTTGAAGAGCTAGCTATCAACATCTCAGCTCATAATATTTTTATACCACTTCGCCATTTTGAAGACAAAAAATGTAGGTTTTGTTATAGGTTGCCACAGAGCATTTTCACAACAGAATCTCTTACTGTATTAAAGTTAAGAAGGTGTAAGTTGGTGTCTTCTAATAAAGTAAAACTTCCTTGCCTGAAGACATTATGTTTGGAGGAAATACATGCAGAAGATGGGATCATCCAAAATCTAGTCTCTTCTTCCCTGCTTGTTGAGACATTGATTTTGATAAGTTGCAGTGGTTTGAAGGAATTTTACTGCTCTAGTTCACAGCTACAAACCTTAATAGTGGAGTATCTGCCTGAATTGAACAAGTTTGATATAGAAACACCAAACCTCCAATCCTTTTCTTTGTCATACAATGACCAGTTTACTAAGTTGTTTCAAATCAACTCAGCAAGGCTGAAATCTTTATCACTGTGCTGCCTTACAATAGCAGAAGAGATATTTCATGGCCTGATTTCCAAGGTGCCCCTTCTTGAGAATCTAAAGGTGGTACGGTGTGGATTGCCGAGAAAAGTTAAGCTCTATAAACAGAAGCTTACAAGTTTGGTGGTGTTTAAATGCAAGAATCTGGTTGAACTTGAGATTGATGCTCCAAAACTCATTTCATTCAATTATACTGGTCAGATGTTGCTGATATCTCTCATGAACACTTCTTGCAAACTCCATGTGGAACTTCATTTAAAACCTATTGCTGTTGATTCTCGTTGGTTCTCTGAATTGAGGGAGATTCTTGGGTGGTTTGGTCATGCCCAAATTCTAACAATATGTTGCAAGGCTCATAAGGTATGGCTAGGAATACaatctccattatttttatttcattttctatgATTCAAGTGTTGCTCCAAATTTAATTTCCCCCCCTCTTTTGTGGATCTTTCCCTCGTTATAGACTGAGAGGTTCATCATTCCAAAAGAATTAAGGGAAAGTTCAGTGCCTCCACTACTTGATCTAAAGCACTTGCAGCTATCGACATCCACTGAATCAATAATGAATTATGAAGAACTTATTGATAGTCTGCTCTGGATTTCTCCAAACATTGAGACTCTATCAATAGATATGGGTTCGAGCTGCAAAACTCTAAAGGTATGAAAGTCTCCTTCACAGAATCTTCATTGTGTGTACCACTACCACAAGGTCTATGATGACTACGTACTAGCCTCGACTTACTATATATCTCATTTCAAATATTTGATGTCTACTGTGAAAGATTTTCTATTAAAGTTTACTAAAACAATCTTTGTTATCCATTATTTGAATCTACAGTTTCAACCTTAGGACCTACTGGGAGAATGGGAAGAATGAAATTGCTACAGGTTCTTTCTCTGTCATATTTCCGTGGTAGACATCAGTAGAAGGACATTGAAGCAGGGGTAatgctgcgtacattatgaccctccccggACCCCGCAGTGACGGGACCTCATGCAGAGGTACAGCAGTAGAAGAACATTGAAGGAACCCAAGGGAAAACCATCTATTGGACTTTGTGCCTTATTCTAgttctgtttttattttcctttttatactTCCGTGTGATCTAGTTAGTCTGTGAATTTGATCTATAAAGAAAAGGCAGAGACTAAATCTCATTGTGTAAATTATATCTATTTGTTTTTATGACTTAAAACTGCAAAGGGAAGGTTGAAGGCATATATTAGATCTGTTCTAATTGTTTGATGCCTTAGAGCTATCAAAAAAAGGCGAATGCTTAGCCTTTAATGCTCAAATAATATCTGAAGAAGCTTAACTGTGAAGAGTCTTCCAGTTCTCAtattagaaattaccaaaatatagTCATAGGGAGAATTGCTAATTTTACGTGTAGTTTTTGCTCACAAATGTAAAGGTCTTGGAGACAATCAATGTCTCTACCCAGAACAAAGAGACCGAAAGGAAAATAATCAGAAACTACTGGAATTGCTGCAACCATCTACTTGGTATTTTATAGCATCCctcatattttctattttacttaCCTTGTTGATAAGGTAGTCGTTATTTTGTTACGTacaattagaattttttttggggatcaGATTAAttcaaaatggaagaaaaactgTACAGGTTAAGGGGCCTTGACCCTTTAGCATGGAGAAGGGCCCTAAACAAAGGCCCTAATTAGGAGGACTTACAACCAGAAAACAAAGGGGAAGATAGTCCTATAAACAGCACTTAGGCTACGAAATCATTGATACTAAAGAAACATCCCGATGATCCATAAGCTTACTATTCCAGCCTGATGGCTTCCCTTGGAATGATGGAATGACATTTATCCCAAATATCAGATTTGATGTAGCGGGCAATGGCCGGCTTTGGTATTGTCATGTTAGGAATCAGATGatcatttctctccttccaaataTGGTAGACAGTAGCGCACAACACAAGGTTATGTGCGCAAGCTTATCTCCAATGCTACCACACCCCTGCAGGTTTTAGCTACACAAAGGGCTACAAACAATATGTTTCTATTCAGGGTTGAAGGGAGGAACACAAGTTAAGCACATCCATCCAAACCTGGCCTGTAAAATTACACTCTAAAAGTAGATGATCTCTGCTCTCAAGTCCTGCCCAAAAGAAGCAGCAAAAAGGCCTGACTTGTATGTTTCTTTTGAGGAACTGATCCGTGGTAGGGAGTGCATCGTATTTCCAAGCAATAAACGAATGCCTAGGAATATTAGAGAGTAACCAAATTTCTCCGGCCCAATTTACCTTTGGGGACTGGGAGAAGGGAATTCTCAAGTCTATGGAAAGCAGTGCTTGAAAATGGCAAAAAcaatgagagagagggagtagaaAACAATCATACTCTAAGTGGTCAGGACATTCTCCTTTTACAGGGAGAGATCTCTCCTGCAATTCTCTGCCTGGTCtatttccccaagtccctctaataggtGGGGGGACCGATCCCATCCggacagtgtgtttgggcagggggtatggtggtcatttccacccccaatGAGAGGAATTGCAGGAAATGGACGGGCAGGGAATtgtaggggataaagatctGTCCAAAGAGGTCCTAATAGATGCATCTCTCGTAGAGACACGTACAAAAAGGGCAGCCGGCCGACCGACGACGACTCCAATGGTCAAAAATCAATGCTCTCAAGAAACTTTGtctatttcctcttcttctgtgAGCTAAAATCCATGTTTGTGGATGATGGAGTGCGAGAGGATGTCAAGCACAATTACACAGCCTTAAATGTCCATAACTTTTGAGTGATTGAGAAGATAGTATTGGGTTTCCTCTTCAATCCATGAGCGAGAATGTGGAATGGGTTTAAAGTGTGTTCTAGAATGAGCTGCATGCATTCTCTGACCCATTCCATTATTCAAGAATGAGATCGCatacaaaatgacatttttgtGGTCTCAGAAAGTGTTcttaacctagaatgcattctgagaATTTGCATATCTGACACAGCCCAACTCCCTGCTCAAATGCTAGTGTGAGTACAAAGAAAAGAGCCACACAGATGCCAATGGTGTTCTATTCTCTTCAAGTTTTAAGTTCAATTTGAAAGCATAGCTAAGTACTTCTGGTCAAATTGGTGCTTGTCTTGCAGTGGACCTTCATCCGTTGCTGTAACTGCAGCGCTGTTGTGCgtcccactgtgcacacatggccgctgctgcaccgcacgatgcgcatagcagcgctgcagttacagcagcggataaaaattcgtctTGCGGTGGCCTTGTATTGACAGCTCTTTTCTAAGATGCTTTTTGCGACTTTAATACCGATTTAAAGTTTCAATCAATCATCATTTCCATCATATTCATGGAAAATCCATTTCATTTCCATTCACATAGATTAGGTTTTAAATCTGACTTCTATACTTGTGGCAGATTCATAAATATCAGATCCTACATCAGACTCAATTGGATGCAAATTTTCCATGACATTGATCACCCTTTTCAGATAACTTGACAAAAATGATAAATTCATATTATCAAGTTAATAACAATGAGAATGAAACTTGGACCATTAATTAGAAAAAACCTATCATTTTAGGACATGTCTTTGTTCaggattttttcttttcacaaaacataaatcaaatcaaagtcAAGTTTGAAATTTAATAAGCAAGAAAATTATTTCACCCTTTTATTCAAATCCAACCTACTAATTTAATCCTCAGTCTTCCTTCTCTTGTTTGGATTGTTAATAGAGTCATTGTTATGCTCTTGGAGAAGGTTTTCTCCAACAGCTTCaggtaccatatttgaccctCAAAGGAATTGTCATCATCAGAACTTGAAATTTCGTCCTCCTCTGGCTCTTCTATACATGCAATAGAAATTGATATAAGTTTTCAAGCTCCTAATCTTCAAAATTCTCTGGTGACTGCATTCGTAGGTAGATATTATTTATCTCTTCAAGGGGATTTTGATGGAAATTCACTCATATGAAAAGTTAGCCAAACGAATTTAATAAGCATGAAGTGATATTGACAATGaaaacagaactaaaatttacAGCTTGTACAGATTAAGGCCAACAAAAAACCATACAAGTAACTTTTTACCTGTTCTGAATGAACCCCATCACATAGGGATACTGTAGCACCCCCAAATCCGGGTAAGATATGGGAATAGGCTCTCGCGGGCCTCCGTAAAATAACGGTcaaagtttcttttctttttcctttttctttccttttctaaaaaTTTCGTCAGCATGTCCCCTGTTACCTTGCACTTACATTAACATCCATAACATGTACATCACATTTTAATAATGATATCCATCCATAACCTGTAGATATGTATCCATTTTAATTATCCACCTACCTTGTGCATTCTATAGACTGAAATCCATGAAATTGTATCAACACAACTATAGAAAATAAGTTCCATCAACATCTAACAAATAAGTCCTAAATGAtttgtatttttaaatttaCATCAAAATGTCTATCCAACAAATTACATCCCAAAACACCTGAGCCATCTACTATGAAGTTTGGAGCCTTTCCCTTTGGATCTCTGGATGCAATCTCCACATTGACACTACACATGTGTCTGCTCTGTAAAAACATTTGTAGCTATGGGGTGAGCAACTAACTCAATGAGAAGGAATACCATTCATACCATGCCCATGAATCTATAAAATTATGCTATGTTGTGAGAACTTATGCTATGCACATGCTGTAAATAAAACTCATAAATCTGGCATACTATGTCCGATCTTACAAAATAGCTGTCATGCATGAAGCTCATAAATAATGAAAACAATATCTAGCTATTGCTCCGTTACTGTGACTTGTAATCATTGTGCTTGTTGGTCTGTCAATTTCTTACTATAAATTGCTTTAATCTGTCATACTCTTTTCCTATTCTGGTGTTAGTCTCTTACTTTAGCTTACATTGTCTGATTATCTTTGTGAATCTCTTACTTTGGCTCTTTTTATCTGGTTTGCTCTTAAATCTCTTGCTTTGGCTTTTTTAGCTGGGTTTCTTTGTGATTCTCTTGCTTTGGCTTTTCTTATATTCTTATACTTCGCTTATCCTCACAGGATCTTCCAGCTCAATGGGGTTGCCTGATcttggtttctttctttctttcttttctttatgtgATTCTCTCTATGTGATTTACCACTGAGCTCTGTACTGGTGAGGATACACGCTTTGTAACTCTGGGGATCCGTGGATCCAACTGTATCTGGAGGAACGTGAAACGACACCCTGGCCGGTCATTAAGATGCCGGGGAAGCCCATGCTGTACTGTGGATCGACACCCTGGCCAGTCACCTCAATGTCGGGGAAGTCCATGCGCTAATCTATCTCTGGAGGAACATGAGACGACACCCTAGCCGGTCATCAAGATGTCGGGGAAGCTCATGCCCTAACTATATCTGGGGGAGATGTGAGATGACACCTTGGTTGATCATCAAGATGTCGGGGAAGTCCACACCGTACCGTGGATCGATACCCTAGCCGGTCATCTCAATGCTAGGGAAGCTCACTTGCTCAATCTCTGTGTACTACACCCAATACCTATACCCCAACAGGAAATGGTTGATAATCACAGGTCTTTGCTATTTCTTCCTCTATTTGCTTTGCTTTTCTCTTTGCGAGCCAATAGAgctcttttgcttttctttacTTTGCTTTTCTTTCCTTGAGCCATTGGGGCTCCTTTGCTTTCTTTACTAACCTCTACTTCTAGTCCACCAATGCCTAACTCAACTCTAGGATGAAACTAGAATATTGATTGAATATTCTCTATTGCCTACTCCCAGGTAACGGAAGGGACATTCAGAGACTCATTACTCCACTCATTCCTAATTTTGAATGAAGCATTGTTGaatccttcagtttcagttcTTTTCCGTTCAGTTATTTGCTATACTTTACTGTGCTTTACTTGTCTATATTGTTTTGTACTGTTCTGTAATATTCTTACTGGTCTGTATGGTGTCGGTATGGTTATGGGTCTCTTTGCGAGCCAATAGAgctcttttgcttttctttcctTGAGCCATTGGGGCTCCTTTGCTTTCTTTACTAACCTCTACTTCTAGTCCACCAATGCCTAACTCAACTCTAGGATGAAACTAGAATATTGATTGAATATTCTCTATTGCCTACTCCCAGGTAACGGAAGGGACATTCAGAGACTCATTACTCCACTCATTCCTAATTTTGAATGAAGCATTGTTGAATCCTTCAGTTTTAGTTCTTTTCCGTTCAGTTATTTGCTATACTTTATTGTGCTTTACTTGTCTATATTGTTTTGTACTGTTCTGTAATATTCTTACTGGTCTGTATGGTGTCGGTATGGTTATGggcctttctctctctttccctattccttctcctttcttttttctcacggttcttttttttcttttcttttcttttttagctTTGTAAGATTCCACCCTCTACCCTCCATTCACCCTGCACTGAAACAAAGATAAATAAATGCTTCTAAGGGGACTTGAGCCTTGGATCTATAGCTTATGGAATGTGTTGATAGCCATTGGGCTATTGATTCCCTTGGTATTCTATACCTAAATAACATATAAAAGTATATCACCCATCTGACATTTTCTGTCTCAAGGTTTACGCGAGTACATCGTATACATGTATGACACAATACATACTCGACACCATGactttaaagaaaatgaaaatcatgGCATTGTCGGCTAAATAATATCATAAATCCTTAAATCGGTCCTTTCTTCTGATCGAACCATTCTGATTAAGTTCTACTGATCTTTGCGTCTGTGATGCCCCACGTTTCGATCGAATCGGCAGATCCGCAGTTCTCACGGGATGATGTGAAGGATTTCTTTGCGGATGGGCCGAACTTGTGCGTCTCGTAGCTCTCTCCGATCTTTCACCTTCAGGGGGTGATCCCCTAGGGTTTTGCTCCTATTGAGGGATTGGTTCTGTCCTCGGTAATGGCACCACCCTCCTGCGGGAAGTCACCTGCTGCCTCAAATAATCCTGAAAAAGGTTTTGGTCCTGGAGAATCTGTCTCTACAAGTCATTAATTTAACCCACTATTGCTGGTGCGTTTGGATCAGCTATTGCTTCCCTGGGTATTTTTTCATCAAGATTTATCTCTCCTGCGTCGACATGTACGTTCCCCGGGTTCTCCGTCTCTTGAAGTCTTTGATGATCGGTTCTCCGACGAGAGCTCTCTAGTGGTGGTGTCTCGTTCCTCTCCCTCGGAGCATTGGTAGAGGGTGCGGCCTTCTTACGTGGTGTCATTGAGTACTTGAGGAAACGAGCTAGTAGAAATgttggctagcgtcgttcccataAACGGCATcaatctgttgcgtcagaaaATCACCGATTGGTTCTTCGGATGCCGCGACCTACAAAAGGACGtcagtgacaaaggagaaccgatgtggttctggcctaggactctttgATGCCTtagttagatctctcttagcaacagatgaattactggagtttaagatgaataatgggttagaatacctgagtatttatagtagagtatggcagtgtggagagtccctgtTGGTGATAAGCATTCTTCGTGGAAGGGTCTATCATGTAGTAGGGTCTCTTTATGAAACGCAGAGTCCTGTAGGAAAGAGGTTTCCTAACAGATAGATATGCGTGTTCTTCACGTGTTGGATAACGATCCTTGATGTATGAGTCCGGATAGGATCACATATCTTTGGGATAACGTCCTTCTAATAATAAGATGACATAGACCTTGGCGGTGACGTCATGGTTGGACCTCATTGGCTTGCATGGAGGACTCCTTCTAATAATAAGATGACATAGACTTTGGCGGTGACGTCATGGTTGGACCTCATTGGCTTGCATGGAGGACTTGGTCTCTGGATGACTTCTTGGGTCTATTCCTCTTGGATTTGCCGAATGGGTTCTGTCGTGGTCCGGCTTGGGCCAACCTCTCATTTGGGTCAGGACATGTGGCATCTCGGGGCTGGCCtgtgtatttttggtttatcataGGTACACCCAAGTATTTGATCGGAAAAGACCCCGGCAGGATGCCAAGCGATGCCGATATCTACAAATGCAGAGTATGAGGACAGTCACAGAGAATAGGCTCGATTGTCTTTAGTATCTCAAGATAATTTTAACCCCTCCTATCTTTTGGACCAAATGCTGCCCAATTTTGACTATCCTATGCTTATTACTATTGCTTTCTTTAACCCCCTAAGTAATGAAGTTGGCTGGTCCGTTTGTGTTTTACAATAAGGCTAGTTTATTTTTGTTGCCTTTGATTATGCATTTATAGGGAGCAGGGTTGAAGCAGAAGTCAGGAGCTTGGTTCAAGGACTCAGAGCAACAGATAGGTTGGGGTGTCAAGTGAATGAAGCCTTGACTTCTCTCAACTTAGTTGGGCTAATTCCAAAAGCTGAGAATGTTGCCTCGCCAAGAGATTGTGTTTCTTTCCTCATAGAAATTTTCAGTCTACTTGGAACAATGAATGTCTTGTAAtttcgtttaccaaaaaaaaagtcttgTAATTTCAAAGTCTGATCATTGtgtggtttagggttttaaaacatggaattGGGGATGAAATCGGTCATTGGAGATTCTGATCCAGATTGGATCGAAAGTGGTGCTTAAGAACCCTAGAACCAATCCTCAAATCTAAAAACAGGGAATTTCAAGGGTTTTGGGGTGCGAATTGACCGTGTCGGATAGGTGGAAATTGGGATCGGGCATGGCTGATTTTGATCTCAATAGGCCGATTCACTGATTCACCGATTCCCAATTTTTAAGAGggacaatttcttagatctattagataagaaccgaaattacaagataagtaggtttatttacatccactactttccattttgaaaatatttgctCAATCCCTGAAGTTGGTTCATACTCATGCTacgcaagaataaaataaaaataaacttccaaaattgccccaaaAATCTGTTTTATACCATGATGGATAAAATAGGAGGGAAGGGACGCGCAACTTTCTCTAcctacttttattttttttttatttttttattgcttctcacttttgttttttgtttttattttttttttgttgaccgagttttcttccaccaactgtgaatgagatcccattcaccgcaAGGCAGGAGAGGGCAGGAATAGGTATTgaattgggagggtattttggaacatacaaaaatcctaagaggggtttgtgaattgtttttattgttttctattccaaTAATTAAGGTGTACTTCTCTTTGGATAAGATGCtatagtttatttttttatttttttaggggatAATAACCACTTTGATTTCTTCTCGTAAAATTATTCTTTCATTGGATTTCATAgcttttaaaacaattaaatgaGGTTGGTGCAATTTGgaagtttgcttttattttttctaatgtggc encodes:
- the LOC122638628 gene encoding probable FBD-associated F-box protein At1g32375, with protein sequence MESSQRGRQRLKGGTIETMDEGINNTTDRITELPEGILHKILAFLEAKDAARTSTLSKRWESVWVSFPVLDFDETFWPSRKKFIDYVKNSLQQRSQVYIQKFKLCIKNLNHGNFKISSCIGSWIKFATKGNLEELAINISAHNIFIPLRHFEDKKCRFCYRLPQSIFTTESLTVLKLRRCKLVSSNKVKLPCLKTLCLEEIHAEDGIIQNLVSSSLLVETLILISCSGLKEFYCSSSQLQTLIVEYLPELNKFDIETPNLQSFSLSYNDQFTKLFQINSARLKSLSLCCLTIAEEIFHGLISKVPLLENLKVVRCGLPRKVKLYKQKLTSLVVFKCKNLVELEIDAPKLISFNYTGQMLLISLMNTSCKLHVELHLKPIAVDSRWFSELREILGWFGHAQILTICCKAHKTERFIIPKELRESSVPPLLDLKHLQLSTSTESIMNYEELIDSLLWISPNIETLSIDMGSSCKTLKV